In the Telopea speciosissima isolate NSW1024214 ecotype Mountain lineage chromosome 6, Tspe_v1, whole genome shotgun sequence genome, TAGACATAGTGATAACCAAGAATCGCTTCGTCGTAAATAACCGCCCAACCAAAACAAACTCCCATTGGGTACCCAAGTTTTCCATGTTAACATCAGAGATGACCAGATCCAAACCCTTGTCCAGATTCCCATTGTCAGGGGCCCTCTAATCATCGCAGAGTATCTTCAAACTCAAGTTCCATTGCAGATCTGAAACACTAAAACTGAAAGACTACAAAAAACAGTGTTATATTAAAAGTAAGCAAGAACAAAATAAGCCCTAACCCCACTGAAATGAAACAGATCGAAAAGAAAACTCAACCAAACCCTGAAGTAACTATACAATATAAGAACCCCACCATCTAAGATTGAACCAAGTTCTAGAAGCACAGATCTAGAACCATAAAATGCATCAAGAAATAAATGTAGAAAAACAAAACTATAAGAGAGTCACTAAAATAAAGAAGCCACAATTGAACTGCAAAAAGAGAAACCTACGAAACACAATATATCACAAGCATAGGGAAATAGATCGAAGTGATTCAAAGaaccagacaaaaaaaaatgtctgtAAGCCCGTCGCAGGAGCTGATTGGTGTTCAAAGCTCAATTGGAGATATCTCCGCGTGCGAGCTCAAATCGGCGAAAGCAATGGCATTAGTGGTGGGCAGTATCATTATAGCTATTTTGCTTACCGGTGAGGTGTCTTTATGGGCTGATTCGATTTCTTTCTAAGGACCTAGGGGAGACTCTTTAGAGCAAtgcattggaaaaaaaaaaattaaagaaaaaccaATAGTCCACCAAATAAAGAGATTCGTAGAACTAGACAAGCGACACCTTAGAGaaaatgaaaccaaaacaaAGCCGAGTCACCATACCAAGCTTTAAggacaaagaaaaacaaagccaaGAAACAAAACCAGAAACCACAACCTCAAAAATTAAACacaaaaacagaattttgaAGAGAAGTTGAATAGAACCATGAGCATAAGAAAGAGCTATAACGTCGCCGAAGAGGAAGATCAAGCATTATTGTCCGCGCAACTTGTAAGATCTCCCTCTTAGGAGGAAAACGTCGCTCAAAAAGCAAGGAAATCAAAATCCTAACAAAGGATAAAGTAAAACCCTAATGGGAAACTAGAGCCTTACGAGACAAGGAAActttttgtttggtttgatttttgtactttatttcattgatctcgggttgacccatggaaataacccttctactatgtatttacttacctaactcgacagaactagacatatctcggcgagatctcggatctcgggttgacccatggaaatgacccatctactatgtatttacttacctaactcgatagaactcttatatgcttgctgtggagcactatatgcaacattacagcaacactatgtcatgggaagactatgtgacactagcggagactgaatacttgattcaaagtcattttatgtgataatagttgtaacactgttaaacatgttaaacagtttgatgtatcactttgaCATTTCTGattcttatttaaattgtttagctattaattgaatgttttgcttgttttctattactaaattatatgtagagtaaggtattttagtacatcattgcctaccaacctatggtccgaattgaaactcatgtttggactttgtttttacaaaatctaatagtgccattgtgtttaaatggtctaaaataggtggaaaaccaagttttagacccaaacaaggtctaaaacccaccgagttgaggtttTGAatcgaaaaaaaataaatacaccAACTCAGTTAGATTTCAACTCGACTTGATTTTCCCAAGGGCCGAATTGGTACCAAGACCCGAGTTTTAATACCTTGAAATAGATACTCTATGGTttaggaaaactcggtcctacTTTGTTTATAAAATcagaagggggaagggagaaataCAACTGGGATACGCCCATTCCTCTCATCTCGGATTCGCGTTTGCTCCTGTCTCAAGTTtcaataaaacaagaaaactcaGGTATCATCCAGAAAACCTTGATGATTAGGAACCCCAAGCTCTTAAGCTTCTGATTTCAGTAGCTAAACAATAATCTGCAAAATTTGACCTTGTGGCCATGATTCTTGAATTCTCATGATCGATGAGCAAATCAATAGCCAGCAAATTAATTCTCAAGAACCCATGTCTTCCTCTACTCGAATCTTGCAAAAGCATGGCCGAACTAAAGCAGATTCACGCTCAGATTTACAGAATTGGGCTATGGGAAGACTATGTAGCATCAACCAAACTCTTAGAAACTATTATCCATTTGAATTCAACCAATCTCCACTACTTTCGCCATGTGTTCTATCAAATGCAGATGCCCAACACGTTCACTTGGAACGCCATGCTTAAAGCTCATTCAAGAACAAGAAACCCAAGTATCTGTATTTCTTTGTATAAAGAAATGTTGCAGAGAGGTGCCAAACCCAATGGAATCACCTTGTCATTTGTTTCCAAGACGTGTGCTGATGTGGGAAACGTAGAGGTTTTATTGGGTCTTCAGGGTCAGGTTCTGGTGCTTGGATTCTGTTCAGATGTTTTTGTTCTTAACTCTCTTATACATGGTTACTCTGTTTGTGGGTATGTTGATTTTGCAAGAAGGGTGTTTGACGAGTTGCCACAGAAAGATTTGATCTCTTGGACAACTGTGATCAACAGTTATGTTCGTGGTGGTCGGGCTAAAGAAGCTATACAGCTTTTCTTTCAAATGGAGGAAGAGAGATTGGAGCTTGATGAAGTCATAGTCGTTGCAGCGTTTACAGCTTCTGCTCAATTGGGGGATCTAAATCTTTGTAGGAGGTTAGAATGTTTGGTTCGAGATTCAGGAGTTGAGTTTAATTCTTTTATGATCAATGCGTTGATAGATATGTATTCTAAGTGCGGGAGCATTACTGATGCACGTAAACATTTTGATAACATGGCACAGAAGAATGTGGTGTCTTGGAATTCCATGGTTTTTGGATATGGGAGGTCTGGCAACATGGAGGAAGCAAGGAGGTTATTTGAACTGATGCCCGAAAAGAATGAGATATCCTGGAGTGCTTTGCTTAATGGGTATGTGAAAAATGGTGCTTTCAGGGATGCATTGATGGTGTTCCGTGAGATGCAGGCTAAAGGGGTACGCCCGAATGATGCTTCCATCACAGGTGCTATTGCTGCCTGTGCCCATCTAGGGGCTCTAGAGCTAGGGAGAGAAATTCACTCTAGTTTGGATCATCAGAAGGTCCAAGCTGATGTTGTACTTGGCACTGCACTTGTGGATATGTATGCAAAATGTGGGTGTGTAGACATTTCATCCATACTGTTTGATATGATCTCAAAGAAAAATGCAATCTCTTATAATGTGATGATGTCAGGACTTGCAATTCATGGGAAAGCTTTAGGCTGTGTTGAAATTTTCTCCAAGATGGTAAATGCCGGCATAAAACCAGATAGTGTTAcatttgttgggattttatctGGTTGTGCTCATGCTGGATGGgtggaagaaggaaagaagtaCTTCAATTTGATGACCCAAGTCTATGGGATTGCTCCTCGATCTGAACACATGTCATGTATGGTATATTTAATGGGGAAAACTGGACATTTAGAAGAAGCCCACGATTTTGTTAGGAGTTCTCCAATGAAGGCAGATGTTACTATTTGGGGAGCTTTACTAAGTGCCTGCAAAACCCATGGCATAGTTGAACTTGGTGAATTGGTTGCAAAAAAAGTTCTTGAGTTGGACCCTTGTCATGGGGGAGCTTATGCACTACTATCAAATTTATATGCAGCAGCTAACAAATGGGAAGATGTTATGAAAGtcaggaagaagatgaaggagataGGGGTTGGGAGTCGTCCTGGATGGAGTTTGATCGAACTCGAGGGGAAGGTACATGAGTTCTATGTTGGGGACAATTTGCATCCTGAAATTAAAGAAATTTGGTCAatactgggtttgatggacttCCAGATGTTGAATTGGACTAATTCTAGAGTCTATACTTAagtataacaataggcttgcaGCTTCTCAAGGAGAGATTTGAAGTTTGAACAGAAATGATTTAGACTATCAATGTGGTTGAGTGGTGGAGGAACTACTCATGACAGGAAATGATTTTAGAATACTATTTAGgtaaaaggttctctgagccgcTGGTGTAGGGTACATTATaatttgtgtctatctctttcttcctcatGTGAAATGGCTTGGCTGCCCTCCAATCTAGGATTCCATTTTACCGCACTTAATAGGTGGGCTTCTCTATGccacttgcttagagaaccctctccctactATTTATTATACtcaacaaacaagaaaaaaggggATACAAAGAGATTGGGTTTGGCCCTTGGGTCCTGGACTTGAAAGGTAGGCTTGTAGCTTCCCATggaaaaatatatgaaattcGAACAGAAATGTTTGGTGTAGTTCATGCGATTGTAAGGGGGAACTATTGATAATAGGAAATAGTTTTGCAAAACTGTGTACTCAAgtggaaggaagaaaaaaagaaaaagaagaaagcaaagaattTGTGTGAGGTTTGTAGCTCATCATTGAGAGAGAAATTATTTTTTGAGCCTGTTCGTGCTATTGATAGGTGGAATCATTGATGGCAGGAAGTGATTACAGAAGACTATTTTTTCAGAgcaataaaaagaagagaagaaacttggTTTAGGCCCTGGGAAAATGGTTTTGATCGAATGTTACCTTTTTGTATAGTAAGAAGTTAGTTCATGAAAATGTTTGTATGGTGTAAATGCTTGAATCAGTATGGATACAATTTTCAGAGTTGCTGATCCATCATCCATCAATGAGCTGCCTATTGCAAGTCATGCAGATAGCTTTTGATAAAATTCTGCTGCCAAATATTTGTTTCATGGGAAAGAAATATGACGACCAGCTTGCTCTTGCCTACAGAAAAGTATTAGAGATCTATTTCAATCCTAATAGGTGGAATCAACATACGATTTTCGCATTCTCTGTGCAACCATCTTTCTTCTGTGGCAAGTTCACTGCAATTGAGGATATAAAAGGCCTGTAACCATTGCTTTAGGTGTGACTCGAATAGTGCCTAGGACGAGTGTCTTGGTTCCTTTGCCTTCCTTTTTGCCTCGATTTTCCCATCATTTCTCTTTTTGAGTCTTGAAGTCTCGAGATATGGATTTGGGTgtaattttctttgttcttcactGTCTCTTTCTCGCTCTGTACTCTGcatttttcttctaattctcCGTCCTCTTTGATTCACTGCTACTcgctctttgtttttttcctgtttATTGCATTTTCCATCTTCGGGGTTCCCTAACCTTCAAATGTTGGCTTTCTTGGGGGTCATCTTGCCTCTGGCTTGCTTTTCTCTTGGGGGTTTCTGTTTTGTGGTGGTGTGTTCATGTCTGGTAAGGGGGTTTTTACGGTGGGGGTTCGTAAAGGTCTTAGCTGTTGTTCCTGCTCCCCATCACAATATGAGTCACCATTCCATCTCGGTCTCCACCAGGGTTTCAAAATTCTTCTTCCCCAGTGTTGATGGCACCTTCTGCGGATGGTTCTTGGTTGGCTACTGCTTCTGCATGTCATAGAGTGCAGCATGATCATCCTCGACATCGTAAATCGCATTATAGAGGGAGGAGATGGAACCCTAATCCAGGGTCTCGCAAAGCACAATCAGGTAAGCACTCTCACTcttctcccaagtcccaaccggCTGAGAGCTGTGTTGGTGGGGGTCACTACGGCTCAAGGCCATGAACAGTGGCAATTTCAAGGGGATTTGCTGGTGTCTACGTGTTCGAACTTTTCAGCTCTGCCTATGGTTTCTGATTTTGAGCCAGTTAAAGGAAAATGTTTTGAGCTCCATGGGTTCAAAGTGGGGTGGCCAAAACCCCCTCTGCATTTGCTTGAAGAATATTTAAGTTCTTCATGGAAACTGGGTGCTACAAAAGTGTTTCTAACTGATGTTGGTTCTTTTACCATTAACTTCTTGACTGCAGAAGCGCGTGATTCAGTGCTGAATGCAGCTCCGTGGTGGTTTAACAACTACCTATTGCATCTTCTCCCAATTTCACCTGATATCCACCATCACATAAATGTTGGTTTGGATTCATATTTTGAATATCCCTGACTTTTATTCCCCTGAATTGGCCATATGGCATGTAGCACTGTAGCAGAGCATGTGGACCAGCCTTTTCCTGTTGTGACAGATTGGAGTGTTTGGGAGCTTTCTCCCTACTCGACCAGATTGAAGATTATGCATCTCAAAAGGAGTCCTATTTCAAGAACtacaaaaatttgaaatcaacAAGGTGCTGGATTTTTGGTTAATATAAAGTATGAGTTACACAACATTTGTGAGATTTGTGGTAAGATTTTTTATTGAACCTCTAAATGTTTTTCTTGAGGCTCTATTTCTTTTGATTCGGGGGATTGTTTAGATCTTCCTCTGTCTTCTGGGGATCGGCCTCTTCAGTGTGTTCTTGACTTAAATCCAGAACAAGGGGATGATGTTTAAAATGAGAATTTAGAGTGTAATGCTAATACTGATCCTTCATCTTTCAAGATTATGGAATCTTTTGCTATGGTTTCTTGTGCAGTTATGTGAGCCTATCTTTGTTTCTGATCCTAAATAAGCAGAGGACTCTGTTGCCCGTGAGTTTGATGTGAACATTGTTGTTATTAGTTGAGAAGGCTTTCTGTCTGAGTTCCATATGGAAGCTCATTTGCCCTCATTTGTTGAGTTCCCCAATTCAACCGAGGTTATGGGCACTCTTGTTGCTCAGATACCTATAGCTACTGAAGCGGACATGGTTAATAGGGTGAATGATGGGGCAGATGGCCCAGGTAATAGTTCTGCTCGTCAATTTTTAGGACACTTGCCCTTTGAATTTTCTTAGTTGTTGGGTGATATTCAGTTTAATTGTTCCTCTATGCTTGAagataggggtgcaagtttggccctgtagGCCCGAACCCgtcctgagcccgaatagggcctgggctaaAGATTTCTAGCTCTGAGGACGGGTTAGGGTCAGAATTgcttggccctgagtcagggtcgggtcgggtccgagttgaggcctcaggcttagcccgaccttgattttggccctgatttttggccctgagtttggccctgattttggccctgattttgaccctgaacTTGGCCTTGCTgatcttgaccctgattttgaccctgattttggccctgatcttggccttgatcttgaccctgattttgaccttgATCTTGGCCCTGATCTTTGCCCTGATGATGACCCTGATCTAGACCTTGATTTTGAACCTGATTATgtataatgataatatgatattatattatataagaaattattaatgtaacaaataacaactaacaagggttcataaattagacttttaaggacattatatatatatatatatataatataatctATAATCAAGATTGGGAAGGATTAATGTGTAAATTCATTGAACAAATAAAAGGCTGACAGAGTGAGTGATTGAGAGGTATTAGAGGTCAGAGGGGGACACAAGAAAAAATTTGACGTCTTAAGTACAAATGCAAAGCAACATCACAATGCAAAgcaaaaactaaattaattaattcattatTTGATTGTTATAGTTATAGTTATAAAAGTATTAGCAGTTGGAGTTTGGTTTACTTtcattaaatttgtttttttataccAGTTAACGGGTAATGCATTTTGTTATTTGATAATGAAAAATTTATAACTTTATATCATAAAATGAGAGAGTGCTACCTGCTTGCGTGAAAGCATGCGTGGTCATGGCTTATAGATATAGTCTGTTTTCACTCTATACAATGAAAGCATATAGTCTATCATggcagggtcagggtcagggtcagggtcagggctaGGGCCAGGGTCAAGgccagggtcagggttagggtcaaggtCAATAggccaagcccggcccaatcagggccaatcagggcgggcttgggctgggcttggcccgttAGGGTCtgggcgggtttgggccgagctaaggggactcagggttgggctagggttttaaaaagcccgacccaacccgaccctgttgcagccctacttgAAGATATTGAGCGCGGGTCAACTCCTTGGGTCAACCAGTTGCATGGTCCTGATAACTGGTTCATTGGTTACTTACCCAACCCATTGAGTCAACCAACGGGGCTGGTTGTGAATGAAATGGTTTTACCTAATCTTTATGGATTTCACTTTTATTCACCCATATCTTCACAATCATATTATGCTTCGACAAACCCTAGTTCCACTCTCAAATTCATGAAGTGCCCTTGGAGCTCTTTAATTTGGAGGTGGCTTCCCAGTTAGCGGCAAAGATTGGACAACCCAAGCAGGTGATTTTGGTACAAGGGACTCAGTTTGGAGTAAGGGTCATGTACGTCAGAGCAAGGATCCTTATTAGCATCGTGAAACCGTTACGTCTGTCCATCACAGTGAAGCGAAGGTCTGGGAGCAGAACCAAAGTGTTGATTAAATATGAAAGACTTCCCAGTTTTTGTTACTTCTACGGCTTATTCGATCATGAGATAAAGAGGTGTGTATCTCTTTTCGATGCTGAATATAAGCATTGCTTGGAGCATGGATGCCCCAAGGCATCAAACTGTCCCTCCTTCCCTGCACCCCGATATGGACCATCGTTGAGAGCTACGACTCCAGATCCTAGGCTGTTGGAAGGCATGCCTTCCCAACTTATTACCCAGACTCAGGATGCTCCAGTGGCTGGTTCAAAGTCCTCGGCGGTGAGAGATTCTGGTGGAGCTTAGGCCATGCCTACTACTATGGAAGGTCCGAAAATGCAAGAGCAATCCTTGGATGTTTATTCACCTTCCACTTCTGACAAGGTGCGCCAGCCATACAATGTTCCTTCCTTACCTTCTCCAACGTTACCAAATTTGAATAATTACCATATTAGTCACCCACCCACCAATCTAGACCAAATTATTGCCAACAACCCGATTTTCAAGCACCCTGATGTGGCAACCATCCTATCCAATCTAATCCCACATCTCTCCACCATATCACTCAATCAGCCCTCCCAACTTGGTAACCCAGTCCCACCGTATCAGGAACCTAACATACACACCTCAGTTACTACAGATCAACTATCAACCCGAAccaccctttcttttttacctCCACCACACCCGACCCACCCCACCCATATTGCACCGATGGACATAGCAGAGGTTCAGGAGTAGTAGGGAGATTTTGGTCTGGATCAAAATCAGTCAGATGGTTCTAATAGCTCGGGTCATGAAAAACAGAAGAGGCCCAAGTTGGAAGCCCCCGGGGGAGGGGAAGGCTCTGATGAGGTTGCCCATACTGAGGATAATATGGTGGACCATTTTTTATGCTTGGAACCCGCAGATGCTGGGGTGGACCAGCACCGCGggaatcaatgaaaattttaagtTGGAATTGTCGCGGGTTAGGGAGGGCTACGACAATTCGGTATTTGGTTCACCTCTCCCATGTGGAAAAATCGGAGATTATTTTTCTAATTGAAACAAAGACTAGGAAGGACAAGATTAATCGATTGTGCAAGAAATTGGGTATGCACTCTTTTTTTGCTGTGGATGCACGGGGGGCATCGGGGGGGCTGGCACTTCTATGGACTCACAGTGTTTCAATTGATATTATTTTCTCAAATAATCATGTAATTGATTCCAAAGTTAGCAAAGATGATGGTTCTATTTTTTATATGACTTCTGTATATGGGGCACCAATTAAAAGTAAAAGACAGGAGGTGTGGGATTATCTTTCTCAGATTGGCAGTGGAAGGCAGACGGATTGGTTATGCTACGACGATTTTAATTCTTTCTTGGCGTGGCATGAAAAAGAAGGTGGTAATCATACTGGGCAAAGAGACACTGAGGGGTTTAGAAACATGACCATGGCTTATGCTTTGGAGGATATTGGCTCACATGGTCCTTGTTTTACTTGGAGCAATAAGAGGAAGGGCGAAGCTAATATAAGAATCAAGTTGGATAGGGCTTTGGCGAATGATGCTTGGAGAGCCTCACACCCTGATGCAGCGGTTTTTGTCAAGACAACAGTGACCTCTGATCACGCTCCTCTCCTTATTGCCTCAGTTGGTGGTTGTTTTAAAGGGAAGTGCCTTTTCCGTTTTGAGTAAGCTTGGTTTCGCCACCCTGACTGCGAAAGGACAGCAAATGCAGCTTGGACCGTTCTGGTTTCCAGTACCTCCCTCCCCCATGTGTATCACAAGATGAACAGCATTCAGCCTGTCTTCAAACAGTGGAACCGAGAGGTGTTCGGGCATATTCAAACTAAGATCAAAGACTTGCAGGTGGCTCTTTCCAAGTTGCAAGAGGGGCCGATCACTGAGGACTTCCATGTTCAGGAGGAGAAGCTTACGACTCTCCTAAATGAGGagttggagagagaggaggagctTTCGCGTAAAAAATCTCGCATTAGTTGGCTGCAACAAGGTGATCGCAACACCAGATTCTTTCACATGACCACCATTTAGCGTCGTAGCCACAACAGGATCTTGAAGCTTAAAGATGTTGATGGGTTCTGGACTCATGATGAAGGAAAGATCTATGAGCTGATGACAGATTATTACAGAGACATCTTCAAATCTGATGGGTTGGACTCGTTGGCTCTTGATCAGGTCCTCTCCACCATTCACCCTCAGGTAGATGCGGCTATGAACTCTCTTCTGTGTGACCCCCCCTCTTTAGAGGAGACCAAAGATGCCCTATTTGCTATGGCACCCTTAAAGGCACCCGGGCCGGATGGGCTTCCCCCAGCCTTCTTCCAGAAATATTGGGGATTTACCCACCCGGAAGTACACTCttttgtttgtgattttttCAATGATGGTGTGCTCCCGTAAGACTGTAATGAAACTCTTCTCTGCTTGATCCCCAAGGTTTCTAACCCTTCTAGTGCAGATCAATATAGACCAATTAGCTTGTGTCCTGTGGTGATTAAGGTCATCATAAATATAATGGCTACCAGGTTGAAGGTGTTCTAGACAAGCTTGTGGCCCCAAACCAGTCTGTTTTTATTCCAAGCTGGTCTATCTCTGACAACATTCTTATGGCCCATGAACTGTTCAGCTACATTAAtcgaaagaagaagggaaagtaGAAGTTCTTGGCTCTAAAGTTGGACATGAAGAAAGCATACGACAAGGTAGAATGGGACTTCCTGCAATCGGTCCTCCTCAAACTGGGGTTCAGTGAAAAATGGGTGAATTTGGTTCTCTCTTGC is a window encoding:
- the LOC122665845 gene encoding pentatricopeptide repeat-containing protein At2g22410, mitochondrial-like, with amino-acid sequence MAELKQIHAQIYRIGLWEDYVASTKLLETIIHLNSTNLHYFRHVFYQMQMPNTFTWNAMLKAHSRTRNPSICISLYKEMLQRGAKPNGITLSFVSKTCADVGNVEVLLGLQGQVLVLGFCSDVFVLNSLIHGYSVCGYVDFARRVFDELPQKDLISWTTVINSYVRGGRAKEAIQLFFQMEEERLELDEVIVVAAFTASAQLGDLNLCRRLECLVRDSGVEFNSFMINALIDMYSKCGSITDARKHFDNMAQKNVVSWNSMVFGYGRSGNMEEARRLFELMPEKNEISWSALLNGYVKNGAFRDALMVFREMQAKGVRPNDASITGAIAACAHLGALELGREIHSSLDHQKVQADVVLGTALVDMYAKCGCVDISSILFDMISKKNAISYNVMMSGLAIHGKALGCVEIFSKMVNAGIKPDSVTFVGILSGCAHAGWVEEGKKYFNLMTQVYGIAPRSEHMSCMVYLMGKTGHLEEAHDFVRSSPMKADVTIWGALLSACKTHGIVELGELVAKKVLELDPCHGGAYALLSNLYAAANKWEDVMKVRKKMKEIGVGSRPGWSLIELEGKVHEFYVGDNLHPEIKEIWSILGLMDFQMLNWTNSRVYT